The Microcoleus sp. FACHB-672 genome has a window encoding:
- a CDS encoding FecR family protein, whose product MLNKNSFIRYLLSFGSAIAALFLAVLVTKPAPLKAEIQNKPVRKAHQKSIVANALSDIAQDPQSPKPVMVEVQEVKGNVVYGPSRQPVTLGQRLQAGGGELITGDNSSVRLFINDHIGSVEVSEKTTLTLKTLSNGNTSFFVSIGKVRLSVGKTSNDLYSGNQPLEGSEKSLVAQSRSGRTYPLSIETPVGIAGVQGTSFGVNVGPDGKTGISTIQGSVAALAKGQVVLVNPGQYVVISPGDAPTTPQKTPPRAKFISLHVRRVSGNAVRVVGQVDPLDLVFINGRAIETKPDGRFSTLVERPLSRRLKFVIRGPEVRETFSEIAVN is encoded by the coding sequence ATGTTAAATAAAAATTCTTTCATTCGTTATTTATTGTCATTTGGCAGCGCCATCGCGGCCTTGTTTCTGGCGGTTTTGGTGACTAAACCGGCACCCCTTAAAGCTGAGATACAAAATAAGCCGGTGAGAAAGGCTCATCAAAAATCGATTGTTGCGAATGCCCTCTCAGACATCGCCCAAGATCCGCAGTCGCCAAAGCCAGTCATGGTAGAGGTACAGGAAGTGAAAGGGAATGTGGTTTATGGGCCATCCAGGCAACCCGTGACACTAGGACAGCGCTTGCAAGCCGGTGGAGGGGAACTGATCACAGGCGATAATTCCAGCGTTCGTTTATTTATCAATGACCATATTGGATCGGTCGAAGTGTCAGAGAAAACAACCCTGACGCTCAAAACCCTCTCCAATGGCAACACATCCTTTTTTGTGAGCATAGGGAAGGTGAGGCTATCGGTTGGGAAAACTTCAAATGACCTCTACAGCGGGAATCAACCTTTAGAAGGAAGCGAAAAATCCCTAGTTGCTCAAAGCAGATCAGGTCGAACTTATCCATTAAGTATTGAAACGCCTGTTGGTATTGCCGGTGTGCAGGGAACCTCCTTTGGCGTTAATGTTGGCCCTGACGGAAAAACCGGCATTTCCACCATTCAAGGAAGCGTCGCCGCCTTAGCGAAGGGGCAAGTGGTATTAGTGAATCCGGGTCAGTATGTTGTGATCAGCCCTGGAGACGCGCCCACAACCCCGCAAAAAACTCCCCCACGCGCGAAATTTATCTCGCTTCATGTGAGAAGAGTTAGTGGGAATGCGGTGCGTGTTGTGGGTCAAGTTGATCCGTTAGACTTAGTATTTATTAACGGTAGAGCCATAGAAACCAAACCGGATGGCCGGTTTTCAACCTTAGTGGAACGACCTTTAAGCCGCCGGCTGAAGTTTGTTATTCGAGGGCCTGAAGTGCGAGAAACATTTTCCGAAATAGCGGTTAATTAG
- a CDS encoding CHASE2 domain-containing protein, which produces MVVKSWIQRFQNYLAGNHPRFPGVVAAAVAMGMSQLGYWEQLEQLGYNALFKIRPPIGWDERIAVIAIDQASLQEYGQFPWRRDRYTQLLQALKKSPPAAIGFDILFVAPSPLDAAMAKAIASKGNVVLSVAWDAEGKLLPPVPVLDKAAANVGHILHDPDKDGISRQATVFVESLPALAPAMLDVYKTRAGVQLALPKPDAGEKMPKVWINWPGTTQALPTYSFADIVEGRVDASVLANKLVLIGPTAIGMDPLRSPLNQDPPTAGVYLHAALIDNLLNNRLLQRTPEWADILLLLVIGAGTSWLLFNRQLKDRIVIGLILPPTWFAIALTAFIGGNQWLPIAAPISTILLAGLGVQLREQYEKQQLMNLFAQHVAPEMAEVIWERKEEIFENGELEAQELTATVLFMDIRGFTTISETLAPRELLTWLNLYLDAMASCIMEHGGIIDKYIGDAIMAVFGIPFPQAQEEHVKRDATAAITASLAMHERLQVLNERFQEENRPLIRFGIGIHTGPVIAGTIGGAQRLSYSVLGDTVNVAARLEAMTKNLTSDNPYQILLTDRTFGYVSDLYAGQEFGAIQLRGKETETMVYSILGKLPVKTD; this is translated from the coding sequence ATGGTGGTCAAAAGCTGGATTCAGCGGTTTCAGAATTACCTGGCCGGCAATCATCCCAGATTTCCTGGGGTGGTGGCGGCGGCTGTGGCTATGGGGATGTCACAACTGGGTTACTGGGAGCAATTAGAGCAGTTGGGTTACAACGCTTTATTTAAAATCCGTCCGCCAATTGGCTGGGATGAGCGAATCGCAGTGATCGCCATTGATCAAGCGAGTTTGCAAGAGTATGGCCAATTTCCCTGGCGGCGTGATCGCTACACACAACTTTTGCAAGCTTTAAAAAAGTCACCACCGGCAGCAATTGGATTCGATATTTTATTTGTTGCGCCCAGTCCTTTAGACGCTGCAATGGCAAAGGCGATAGCGTCTAAAGGCAACGTTGTCTTATCTGTAGCTTGGGACGCGGAAGGCAAGCTACTGCCACCTGTGCCGGTTCTTGACAAAGCCGCAGCGAATGTCGGTCATATCTTGCACGATCCTGATAAAGACGGGATCAGCCGGCAAGCAACCGTGTTTGTCGAATCGCTGCCGGCCCTCGCGCCCGCTATGCTAGATGTTTATAAAACCCGTGCCGGTGTTCAATTAGCATTGCCCAAGCCAGATGCCGGTGAGAAAATGCCAAAAGTCTGGATTAACTGGCCCGGAACAACTCAAGCATTACCCACTTATTCCTTCGCAGACATCGTAGAAGGTCGAGTTGATGCCAGCGTTCTTGCCAATAAATTAGTGTTAATTGGCCCAACGGCAATCGGCATGGACCCGCTCAGATCGCCACTCAACCAAGATCCACCGACCGCTGGAGTTTACCTCCACGCCGCTTTAATCGATAACTTATTAAATAATCGGCTATTGCAACGAACACCAGAGTGGGCGGACATTTTGCTGTTGCTGGTGATTGGTGCCGGCACCAGTTGGCTGTTGTTTAACCGACAACTTAAAGACCGAATTGTCATCGGCCTAATTTTACCACCGACTTGGTTTGCCATCGCCCTCACCGCCTTCATCGGGGGCAACCAATGGCTGCCGATTGCCGCCCCTATTAGCACCATTTTATTAGCCGGTCTTGGCGTTCAGTTACGCGAACAGTATGAAAAGCAACAGCTAATGAACTTGTTTGCCCAACACGTCGCCCCAGAAATGGCAGAAGTGATTTGGGAACGCAAAGAAGAAATTTTTGAAAACGGGGAACTAGAAGCCCAAGAACTCACCGCAACGGTTTTATTTATGGATATTCGGGGGTTTACCACAATCTCTGAAACCTTGGCACCCCGCGAATTGCTCACCTGGCTGAATTTATACCTAGATGCGATGGCTAGTTGCATCATGGAACATGGCGGCATCATTGACAAATATATTGGGGATGCGATTATGGCCGTATTTGGCATTCCCTTTCCGCAAGCTCAAGAAGAACACGTAAAACGGGATGCCACCGCAGCTATTACAGCCAGCCTTGCCATGCACGAGCGTTTGCAGGTGCTTAACGAGCGTTTTCAAGAAGAAAATCGGCCTTTGATTCGGTTTGGAATTGGCATCCACACCGGCCCTGTGATCGCCGGCACCATCGGGGGAGCACAGCGGCTGAGTTATTCAGTTCTCGGTGATACAGTGAACGTAGCGGCGCGGTTAGAGGCGATGACAAAGAATTTGACTTCCGACAATCCTTATCAAATTTTGCTGACTGATCGGACGTTTGGTTATGTGAGCGATCTTTATGCCGGCCAAGAATTTGGTGCGATTCAACTGCGGGGCAAGGAAACAGAAACGATGGTTTATTCGATCTTAGGTAAACTGCCGGTGAAAACCGACTAA